The following are encoded together in the Corticium candelabrum chromosome 1, ooCorCand1.1, whole genome shotgun sequence genome:
- the LOC134180936 gene encoding ADP-ribose pyrophosphatase, mitochondrial-like produces the protein MRRAFMAAVPIVSHFKCRAPNKYPGAPKTVARFPVPNDKISWDVDYSEYKPPSYTSQHVIGAPWADRDVESSDLCFKFNQVDGKVDRRSFMGSYRVVDGIARNPIGRTGICGRGLLGRWGPNHAADPIVTRWKRTASGEKILKEGKPVLQFVAIQRKDNGEWAIPGGMVDPGEDVSATLKREFGEEALSCLELSAEDQEKIKKFVYNLFEHGEKMYEGYVDDPRNTDNSWMETVAKNFHDETGDAFNRVNLRAGDDAASVSWIDVGHEMKLYASHCDFLSRVATLRKAYY, from the exons ATGCGCAGAGCGTTCATGGCTGCTGTTCCGATTGTCAGTCACTTCAAATGCAGGGCTCCCAACAAGTATCCAGGTGCACCCAAAACAGTAGCACGCTTTCCGGTACCGAATGACAAAATTTCGTGGGATGTCGATTATTCCGAATACAAGCCGCCAAGCTACACGTCGCAGCATGTTATTGGTGCACCATGGGCAGATCGTGACGTtgagag TAGTGATCTTTGCTTTAAGTTCAATCAAGTTGATGGAAAGGTTGATAGACGGAGTTTCATGGGCTCATACCGAGTTGTAGATGGCATTGCAAG GAACCCAATAGGAAGAACTGGAATTTGTGGACGAGGACTGTTAGGCAGGTGGGGACCTAATCATGCTGCTGATCCTATCGTTACAAG GTGGAAAAGAACTGCTAGTGGAGAAAAGATACTCAAAGAAGGAAAACCTGTTTTGCAGTTTGTTGCTATTCAAAGGAAGGATAATGGCGAATGGGCTATTCCTGGG GGTATGGTTGATCCAGGTGAAGACGTTTCAGCAACACTAAAAAGGGAGTTTGGTGAAGAAGCTCTCAGCTGTCTTGAGTTGAGTGCTGAAGATCAAGAGAAGATTAAGAAATTTGTCTACAATCTTTTTGAACACGGGGAAAAG ATGTATGAGGGTTATGTCGATGACCCTAGAAATACAGACAACTCGTGGATGGAAACCGTTGCTAAAAACTTCCATGATGAAACTGGTGACGCATTTAACCGGGTGAATTTAAGGGCAGGTGATGATGCAGCAAGTGTGTCTTGGATTGATGTTGGTCATGAGATGAAGCTTTATGCAAGTCATTGTGACTTTCTTAGTCGAGTAGCAACGTTACGGAAAGCATACTACTAG
- the LOC134182538 gene encoding WD repeat-containing protein 38-like, which translates to MDATTSERAVGPISEGPLKLLHPIKFSCDVLCCALAQDQSYLAVGGADGQIRLFVVETGALVNCLSSPDDKQYGCVTSLQFRNKSHVLLATYSGGFVVHWQYNSGRILHELKEDRQTSCAAFSPDATHFATVGSESYVAIYNEATGALVRKLDASPSLTTMDGHRRRVFAVKYHPTRPDLLVSSGWDDTVQFWDVKSMTAVRHIFGVHVCGESLDIEPEKNKLLVGSWRWNDSLQVYDFDTTKLIKTFPLDKGRHSQLYCAKWLDQGMIACGGGTDNMARIIQTHNDQTQARVIKVPNAVVSQDYKMLASGHRIYVVTAGCMCFVYQHSFSKLIEAEE; encoded by the exons ATGGACGCTACGACTTCGGAACGCGCTGTCGGCCCCATTTCCGAAGGACCACTAAAACTACTCCATCCAAT TAAATTTTCCTGCGACGTCCTCTGCTGCGCTCTCGCACAAGACCAAAGCTACCTAGCCGTTGGCGGCGCTGATGGACAAATCAGG CTGTTTGTGGTCGAAACGGGTGCGCTCGTCAATTGCCTGTCAAGTCCGGATGACAAACAGTACGGCTGTGTCACTTCACTACAGTTCCGCAACAAGTCTCACGTTTTGTTGGCAACAT ACTCTGGCGGATTTGTGGTGCACTGGCAGTATAATTCCGGTCGAATACTGCACGAACTGAAGGAAGATAGGCAGACTTCGTGTGCAGCTTTCAGTCCTGATGCGACGCATTTCGCTACAGTTGGCTCAGAATCCTACGTTGCTATCTACAATGAAGCTACCGGGGCACTCGTTCGTAAGCTAGACGCCAG CCCAAGTCTGACAACTATGGATGGTCATCGAAGGAGAGTGTTTGCTGTCAAGTATCATCCCACCAGACCAGATTTGTTGGTGTCATCTGGATGGGATGACACAGTTCAG TTCTGGGATGTGAAATCTATGACTGCTGTCAG GCACATATTTGGTGTTCACGTGTGCGGAGAATCTCTTGACATTGAACCTGAGAAGAACAAACTCTTAGTGGGATCTTGGAGATGGAATGACAGTCTTCAA GTGTATGACTTTGATACAACGAAACTGATAAAGACATTTCCACTTGACAAAGGCAGGCACTCACAG TTGTATTGTGCGAAATGGCTGGATCAGGGTATGATAGCTTGTGGAGGAGGAACAGATAACATGGCACGAATCATCCAGACACACAACGACCAG ACACAAGCGCGTGTAATCAAGGTGCCCAACGCTGTAGTTAGTCAAGACTACAAGATGCTAGCATCCGGACACCGAATCTACGTAGTTACTGCTGGATGTATGTGCTTTGTATATCAGCACAGCTTTTCTAAACTGATAGAAGCCGAGGAGTAG